One window of the Natronomonas marina genome contains the following:
- a CDS encoding MBL fold metallo-hydrolase: MDGVHRIEVPTPFDIGTVNCYAFESGALTVIDPGPDTDEAYEALADGLARIGAGVEDVERILVTHPHMDHFGIAGRVRDESGASVIAHEHAAAIMRDMEAHFVREQSFFEPFLISMGVPESTAVAVTEVPEPYLPFQRPIDIDRTVGGGDIVEGAPTFTCVHTPGHAPGSLCYHVPETRTTFTGDHVMSDITPNPVLTVRIGGEGRTRSLPAYMSSLERLLSVDAERGYGGHREPIPDLHARVRETLDHHRERKEDVAELLEESGPATAYDLMREMFSGLPTTEVFLGMSEVIGHLDLLEDDGRVEITDEGDRSYYAYTGAT, from the coding sequence ATGGACGGCGTACACCGAATCGAAGTTCCCACCCCGTTCGACATCGGGACCGTGAACTGCTACGCCTTCGAATCCGGCGCGCTCACGGTAATCGATCCAGGGCCGGACACCGACGAGGCCTACGAGGCGCTCGCCGACGGACTCGCCCGGATCGGCGCCGGCGTCGAGGACGTCGAACGGATCCTCGTCACACACCCCCACATGGATCACTTCGGGATCGCCGGGCGGGTCCGGGACGAATCCGGAGCGTCCGTGATCGCTCACGAACACGCCGCGGCGATCATGCGCGACATGGAGGCGCACTTCGTCCGGGAGCAGTCCTTCTTCGAACCGTTTCTGATCTCGATGGGCGTCCCCGAATCGACGGCCGTCGCCGTGACCGAGGTCCCGGAACCGTATCTGCCGTTCCAGCGACCCATCGACATCGACCGGACCGTCGGCGGCGGCGACATCGTCGAGGGAGCGCCGACGTTCACCTGCGTTCACACCCCGGGGCACGCGCCGGGCTCTCTCTGTTATCACGTCCCCGAGACGCGAACCACGTTCACCGGCGACCACGTCATGAGCGACATCACGCCGAACCCGGTCCTGACGGTCCGGATCGGCGGCGAGGGTCGAACCCGTAGCCTCCCGGCGTACATGTCCTCCCTCGAGCGCCTGCTGTCGGTCGACGCCGAACGGGGCTACGGCGGCCACCGCGAGCCGATTCCCGACCTCCACGCCCGCGTCCGCGAAACGCTCGACCACCACCGCGAGCGGAAGGAAGACGTCGCCGAGCTGCTCGAAGAGTCCGGGCCGGCGACCGCCTACGATCTCATGCGGGAGATGTTCTCCGGGCTCCCGACGACCGAGGTGTTCCTCGGGATGTCGGAGGTGATCGGCCACCTCGACCTGCTCGAAGACGACGGGCGCGTCGAGATAACCGACGAGGGGGACAGGTCGTACTACGCCTACACCGGGGCGACGTAA
- a CDS encoding DUF7260 family protein, with product MQTGHKRLDRAEERIADEQSSLGAECDAFEEFRDAVSLARTTAGNGPESATETERLRAAYRETVMSSPDFEETYGESLAESLENEFSAPVANALSFEDQVTQRLKRDLLVGTNEAIERRERVREALDAERESIERVREALVDIDRALAETPVPTLRALSFEEFLETWETCEELACRCERLLEERQSAIEDIQAAIGGATSPHALNEYLYGELETTYPALEAIARTRRSIKRHRRRRERHDDDDPRETSHEDGARHSPSMADI from the coding sequence ATGCAAACTGGACACAAGCGACTCGACCGCGCCGAGGAACGCATCGCCGACGAGCAGTCGTCTCTCGGGGCCGAATGCGACGCCTTCGAGGAGTTCCGGGACGCGGTCAGCCTGGCGCGAACGACGGCCGGCAACGGCCCGGAGTCCGCGACCGAGACGGAACGGCTCCGGGCGGCGTACCGCGAGACGGTGATGTCGTCGCCGGACTTCGAGGAGACCTACGGGGAATCCCTCGCCGAGAGCCTCGAAAACGAGTTCTCCGCGCCGGTCGCAAACGCGCTGTCGTTCGAGGACCAGGTGACACAGCGACTGAAGCGAGACCTCCTCGTCGGGACGAACGAGGCCATCGAGCGACGCGAGCGGGTCAGGGAGGCGCTCGACGCCGAGCGAGAGTCGATCGAACGGGTCCGGGAGGCGCTCGTCGACATCGACCGGGCGCTAGCGGAGACCCCCGTCCCCACGCTCCGGGCCCTGTCCTTCGAGGAGTTCCTCGAGACGTGGGAAACCTGCGAGGAACTCGCGTGTCGCTGTGAGCGCCTCCTCGAGGAGCGACAGTCGGCGATCGAGGACATCCAGGCGGCGATCGGGGGAGCGACGTCCCCCCACGCTCTCAACGAGTATCTCTACGGCGAACTGGAGACCACCTACCCCGCGCTGGAGGCTATCGCCCGGACGCGACGGTCGATCAAACGGCACCGACGCCGGCGGGAACGTCACGACGACGACGATCCTCGGGAAACCTCACACGAGGACGGGGCGCGACACAGCCCCTCGATGGCGGACATATAG
- a CDS encoding CaiB/BaiF CoA transferase family protein, which produces MARPLEDVSVLELSTMVAGPYAGQLLGDLGADVVKLERVGSGELARSLEPTVGDESFYYLTVNRNKRSLAIDITTDEGREAFLDLAATADVVLLNFPPTFAERHGIDYETVRDRNPGIVYCGISAYGADGPHREDAGIDTTVQALSGAMSMTREEGGPPMRSGTPMNDVFAALYAVQGILTALYTRERTGEGEFVDVSLLDAAVAGLTTRATYSLVTEEPYPAFGRRHNYFAPEGVYEVADGEVQLSVVTNRHWRRFCEAIDEPGLAADDRFAEVNRRVQHRDELETELGERLAEWSVDELVAELREHGVPAAPIEDTLSVFEHPQVQAREMRRTIDHPDAGAVDTLGFPVKYENIEPAIERHPPRLGEHSVEVLRERGFTDDEIERLLRSGTIEDA; this is translated from the coding sequence ATGGCCCGACCGCTGGAGGACGTCTCCGTCCTCGAACTGTCGACGATGGTCGCCGGTCCGTACGCCGGCCAACTTCTCGGCGATCTCGGCGCCGACGTCGTGAAACTCGAGCGGGTCGGATCGGGCGAACTCGCCCGTTCGCTCGAACCGACCGTCGGCGACGAGAGTTTCTACTATCTGACCGTAAACCGGAACAAACGCAGTCTGGCGATCGACATCACCACTGACGAGGGCAGGGAGGCCTTCTTGGATCTGGCGGCGACGGCCGATGTCGTACTGTTGAACTTCCCACCGACGTTCGCCGAACGCCACGGGATCGATTACGAGACGGTCCGTGACCGCAATCCCGGGATCGTCTACTGCGGCATCTCGGCGTACGGAGCCGACGGCCCCCACCGGGAGGACGCCGGCATCGACACGACCGTCCAGGCGCTCTCGGGGGCGATGTCCATGACGCGAGAGGAGGGTGGGCCCCCCATGCGGTCGGGAACGCCGATGAACGACGTGTTCGCCGCGCTGTATGCGGTACAGGGCATTCTGACCGCGCTGTACACCCGCGAACGGACCGGCGAGGGCGAGTTCGTCGACGTCTCGCTGCTGGACGCCGCGGTCGCCGGTCTCACGACCCGGGCGACCTACAGTCTCGTGACCGAGGAGCCGTATCCGGCGTTCGGTCGGCGACACAACTACTTCGCGCCCGAGGGCGTCTACGAGGTGGCCGACGGCGAGGTCCAGCTGTCCGTCGTCACGAACCGCCACTGGCGCCGGTTCTGTGAGGCGATCGACGAGCCGGGGCTGGCCGCCGACGACCGGTTCGCGGAGGTCAACCGCCGGGTCCAACACCGGGACGAACTCGAAACCGAGCTCGGAGAGCGATTGGCGGAGTGGTCCGTCGACGAACTCGTCGCCGAACTCCGAGAGCACGGCGTTCCCGCGGCGCCGATCGAGGACACGCTTTCGGTGTTCGAACATCCCCAGGTTCAGGCTCGGGAGATGCGTCGGACGATCGATCACCCCGATGCCGGCGCCGTCGACACGCTCGGGTTCCCGGTGAAGTACGAGAACATCGAGCCGGCGATCGAACGCCATCCGCCGAGGCTGGGCGAACACTCCGTCGAGGTGCTCCGCGAACGGGGGTTCACCGACGACGAGATCGAACGGCTGCTCCGGAGCGGGACGATCGAGGACGCCTGA